In Candidatus Sedimenticola sp. (ex Thyasira tokunagai), the following proteins share a genomic window:
- a CDS encoding EscU/YscU/HrcU family type III secretion system export apparatus switch protein, whose amino-acid sequence MSEIYDQLPELAVALNYDGESAPRVTAKGRGELAEEILKLAEESGIPLEKDSELAAILAQIPLGDEIPEALYRAIAEVIAFAYMLTGKRPPGFRDPSDEPGAV is encoded by the coding sequence ATGAGTGAAATCTACGACCAACTACCGGAATTGGCAGTCGCCCTCAACTACGATGGCGAAAGTGCACCGCGTGTAACCGCCAAAGGACGTGGTGAACTGGCGGAGGAGATACTCAAACTGGCAGAAGAGAGTGGTATCCCTCTGGAAAAAGATTCGGAGCTGGCAGCAATACTGGCCCAAATCCCCCTCGGCGATGAGATCCCTGAGGCACTCTACCGTGCCATTGCTGAGGTGATCGCCTTCGCCTACATGCTCACAGGGAAACGTCCACCGGGATTTCGTGATCCTTCAGATGAACCCGGGGCAGTTTGA
- a CDS encoding flagellar hook-length control protein FliK: protein MNSVEFRRSGAFPPPDTATRPARENVSGTSAGGMGTSATARVETTETLRNMSLGLKFFITQAGNINQIPQVHLFVLGIDMKIADLITNPKLAIEQTRSEMLSHLRPGQTVKANVLELPKQGIARLRIGTAEILVQTRLSLSAGEQLLLDVTKAKNSEMPELRLIQQPTLKHYQARALRTLLPQQIPLRSLVESIRHLVSGTPGRVPTPTMETKSSPALANPIQRTTQPHRQLIQTLRSLAPETIRNTPFPSTKTVSDRSITENSGRLPGRFIGATKTEQLLQRLVESRLPNSPAPAPTPAAGRASSLLSPAPSIAALSRFQHSLPNYPAITLPVLSKAVTVSSAKNVRMHTPIPGVADKAATGTPREILGSDIMQRVQAVLSHSVNDSDPLSASRIRQAFGTSGLFLESTLASGTAPTVDMKASLLQLLLHLRPGSGNAARGKGQQARDSSTLQATGLRILADLQTLTEGVLARIQVNQLTSLPQDEGTRQVWQFELPFVMPNSTDSFLIRIEREGKNNADSGGWAVTLQFNLEPLGPMSARLSLVEDEISSHFTAQLPESAKQLERALPRLAEAYIRVGLKVGKLSCRQGAPADLNTQLPPIDLPLLDEKA from the coding sequence ATGAACTCGGTCGAATTCAGGCGCTCAGGCGCCTTTCCCCCTCCAGATACGGCCACCCGCCCAGCGAGGGAAAATGTGTCTGGAACCTCGGCCGGGGGGATGGGTACTTCAGCGACAGCCAGGGTGGAGACCACAGAGACCCTGCGCAACATGTCATTGGGATTGAAGTTCTTTATCACCCAAGCCGGCAATATCAACCAGATACCACAGGTTCATCTATTTGTTCTCGGCATTGATATGAAGATAGCCGATCTGATCACCAACCCGAAGCTTGCCATCGAACAGACACGAAGTGAGATGCTCTCCCACCTCCGTCCTGGTCAGACGGTTAAAGCCAACGTTCTGGAGCTGCCTAAACAGGGTATTGCCCGGCTGCGTATCGGTACGGCGGAGATATTGGTTCAAACCCGACTCTCACTCTCAGCGGGCGAGCAGTTGCTGCTGGATGTGACCAAGGCAAAGAATAGTGAGATGCCGGAACTACGTCTGATTCAGCAGCCGACATTGAAGCACTACCAGGCTCGGGCACTACGTACCCTGCTGCCACAGCAAATTCCTCTGCGCAGCCTGGTTGAGAGTATTCGCCACTTGGTCTCGGGCACTCCCGGGAGAGTACCCACCCCGACCATGGAGACAAAGTCATCACCGGCATTGGCAAATCCTATCCAGAGGACTACCCAGCCACACAGGCAATTGATACAGACCTTGCGATCTCTTGCCCCGGAAACAATACGCAACACCCCCTTTCCCAGCACAAAAACAGTGAGTGACAGAAGCATAACGGAGAACAGCGGACGGTTACCCGGCAGATTCATCGGCGCCACGAAAACCGAACAGTTGCTCCAGCGCCTGGTAGAGAGCAGACTGCCGAATTCACCGGCACCGGCACCGACACCGGCAGCAGGCAGAGCCTCTTCCCTCCTCTCCCCCGCCCCGTCCATCGCGGCTTTGAGCAGGTTTCAACATTCACTGCCCAACTATCCCGCAATTACACTCCCAGTGCTTAGCAAGGCGGTAACGGTCTCATCTGCCAAGAATGTCAGGATGCACACCCCGATACCCGGGGTAGCAGACAAGGCAGCGACCGGAACTCCCCGTGAAATTCTCGGCAGCGATATCATGCAGCGGGTACAGGCGGTGCTCAGTCACAGCGTCAATGATAGCGACCCCCTCAGCGCCTCCCGCATACGTCAGGCCTTTGGCACCTCAGGTCTGTTTCTTGAATCGACGCTGGCTTCAGGAACCGCACCCACTGTAGACATGAAAGCAAGCCTTCTGCAGTTGCTGCTTCACCTACGCCCTGGTAGTGGAAATGCGGCCAGAGGCAAAGGCCAACAAGCTAGAGACAGCAGCACACTACAGGCGACGGGGCTACGTATCCTTGCAGACCTCCAGACACTGACGGAGGGTGTCCTCGCCCGCATTCAGGTGAACCAGCTAACATCGCTTCCCCAGGATGAGGGAACGCGGCAAGTGTGGCAGTTTGAGCTCCCCTTTGTGATGCCAAATAGCACCGACAGCTTTCTCATCCGTATTGAGCGAGAGGGCAAAAATAACGCCGACTCAGGCGGCTGGGCGGTGACCCTGCAATTCAATCTGGAACCACTGGGTCCGATGAGTGCCAGACTCTCCCTGGTGGAGGATGAGATATCGAGCCACTTTACCGCGCAACTACCGGAGAGTGCCAAACAGTTGGAACGCGCCCTGCCCCGGCTTGCCGAAGCGTATATCCGTGTCGGTCTGAAGGTGGGTAAACTCTCCTGCCGTCAGGGAGCACCAGCCGACCTCAATACCCAGTTGCCCCCTATCGACCTGCCCCTACTGGATGAAAAGGCATGA
- a CDS encoding amphi-Trp domain-containing protein has product MRQSKNSFRYESLQDTKTIQDILKSITKGIAKGNLSFSDEDSAIVMEPEGLLNLKVTASQDETRHRIHIRIAWQAEEKVKQKKPLLVNKVVDK; this is encoded by the coding sequence ATGCGCCAAAGTAAAAACAGCTTCAGATACGAATCCCTGCAGGATACCAAGACCATACAGGATATCCTTAAGTCCATTACCAAGGGCATCGCCAAAGGCAATCTCTCCTTCAGTGATGAAGATAGTGCGATCGTCATGGAACCCGAAGGGCTACTAAACCTAAAAGTTACTGCCAGCCAGGATGAAACACGTCACCGCATTCACATCCGCATTGCCTGGCAGGCTGAGGAGAAAGTAAAACAGAAGAAACCACTGTTGGTGAATAAAGTAGTGGATAAATAG